A window of Nicotiana tabacum cultivar K326 chromosome 24, ASM71507v2, whole genome shotgun sequence contains these coding sequences:
- the LOC142178328 gene encoding uncharacterized protein LOC142178328, with amino-acid sequence MISTIIWNDRGIRSSGAIERLKKLKQIHKLSFIALLEPFRDNLHIDFYLNYFRIQLSMNQATANINNKIWLFWDQDFTGTLLDQDEQQITIELKHVELGETIHLTIVYAKCKPTLRSPLWENLRHKSTIYLGFYGPRYTWSNGRGPCSIVWKRLDKDLANDNWLSSFPTTTITHLASTGSDHSPLPLEMNVRQKSFKKYFRFLNYWVKNESFMSLVQKVWNNPIN; translated from the exons ATGATTAGTACAATCATTTGGAATGATAGAGGTATCAGAAGCTCTGGAGCTATTGAGAGACTCAAAAAACTAAAACAAATTCACAAACTTTCCTTCATTGCTTTATTGGAACCATTCAGGGACAACCTTCACATTGATTTCTATCTTAACTACTTCAGAATCCAGCTATCTATGAATCAAGCTACTGCCAATATCAATAACAAAATTTGGCTCTTCTGGGATCAAGACTTCACTGGCACTCTTTTGGATCAGGATGAACAACAGATAACTATTGAACTAAAGCATGTTGAACTTGGCGAAACTATTCATCTTACAATTGTGTATGCCAAGTGCAAACCAACATTAAGATCTCCACTCTGGGAGAATTTGAGACACAAATCTACTATAT ACCTAGGCTTTTATGGACCTAGATATACTTGGTCTAATGGAAGGGGTCCATGCTCTATTGTATGGAAAAGATTGGACAAAGATCTAGCTAATGACAACTGGCTAAGCTCCTTTCCTACAACCACCATCACTCACTTGGCTTCAACTGGCTCAGATCATTCTCCTCTCCCGTTGGAGATGAATGTGAGACAAAAATCTTTCAAGAAATACTTTAGATTCCTCAACTATTGGGTGAAGAATGAATCATTTATGTCTCTAGTTCAGAAAGTGTGGAACAATCCTATCAATTGA
- the LOC107787576 gene encoding uncharacterized protein LOC107787576 yields the protein MGKGLRLRDSSFTRESNPPGCLFGILHHLNHHHHRWHLVRKRLPNIRQGGGKHLPAAGDLGSNATATDSANTPEKVDAKADDSPTVVKTAGTQPRSSIKSRLKALITKELLSRKRVRHRRSLSYPTRTPLEQTASIDYLDPANVDPSPKIPLNDETLQHRENKYSSVASLLDPPLPGKRKDVVTTNDACELCAGMLDVNHLKQCDTNKNGKQPITDFTLRRTQSLYFRERTKNASTEESKLFLDALDLLNMREEVFLKILKDPNSSLAHQLHGTQASKGLTKSVSFPSRFSLGKIVRSSNHKSSQDNSVTSTNVNSEDEVAKGVPISSPVAKQNRHQSKLVLERFKNLRKKIRHMLKESNKEKRRIVMDAVLQKVLNDRSSFKDVKQGTNLPEKPSADGNDTSHYSSPFSKSQMKCYSRTSSLNESLDRYNRLLESCFSREEKQHSSEMSSFRASRSPSPARSRPIVLDRILSLPDLRNYPSFRIEDTPEVSYSETLDTAASTESSNSLKLKSLDFIPLGSEKQTKQDSSSDSKIPEDFVDVNEISDDLYGLNTEENFFPVECNMEATSSPNSKLDNSIPTPLPGMKFQEADTVSEELSTFEGISENALDTDEEGLLANEQKKSLFQVQVDERNKAEFNYVKDVLELSGFSGNIFMMNPSSVLEEMEGCLLDQPESSGYAEYGNCDQLLLFDLINEVLLQLYERSSLYWPRSLTTRSYIHPTPVAYHLLEEVWTDISWCLSFKLENDLSLDDAMSHDLAKRDNWMNLQFDAECVGLELEDLIFDDLLDELIFIDVY from the exons ATGGGAAAGGGTTTGCGCCTTCGAGATTCTAGTTTTACGAGAGAAAGTAATCCTCCAGGATGCTTGTTTGGGATACTTCATCATTTAAATCACCATCATCATCGGTGGCATCTAGTCCGAAAACGCCTCCCGAACATAAGGCAGGGTGGTGGAAAGCATCTTCCTG CGGCAGGAGATCTTGGAAGTAATGCAACTGCTACCGATTCTGCTAATACTCCAGAAAAAGTAGACGCCAAAGCGGATGATTCCCCT ACTGTAGTGAAAACAGCAGGGACACAGCCCAGAAGTTCGATAAAATCTCGTTTAAAAGCTTTGATAACAAAAGAGCTACTATCTAGAAAAAGGGTCAGACATCGCCGAAGTTTGTCCTATCCTACAAGGACACCGCTGGAACAAACTGCTTCTATTGATTATCTAGACCCTGCAAATGTAGATCCTTCTCCAAAAATTCCTTTAAATGACGAGACTTTGCAGCATCGTGAGAACAAGTATTCTTCCGTTGCCAGTTTGTTAGATCCACCCTTGCCGGGGAAAAGAAAGGATGTTGTTACCACCAACGACGCATGTGAGTTGTGTGCTGGTATGCTCGATGTGAATCACTTAAAGCAATGTGATACTAACAAGAATGGGAAGCAACCAATTACAGACTTCACTCTCCGTCGTACACAATCActttattttagagagaggaCCAAAAATGCTTCAACTGAAGAGTCAAAGCTATTTTTGGATGCTCTTGATTTACTAAACATGAGAGAGGAGGTAttcctaaaaatattaaaggaccCTAATTCTTCGTTAGCGCATCAGTTACATGGTACACAGGCATCCAAAGGCTTAACCAAGTCCGTGTCATTTCCTTCCCGTTTCTCACTGGGAAAAATTGTCAGGTCAAGCAATCATAAGAGCAGTCAAGACAATTCAGTAACATCAACAAATGTGAATAGCGAGGATGAAGTTGCAAAAGGTGTGCCGATAAGTTCACCTGTTGCCAAACAGAATCGGCATCAAAGTAAACTTGTCCTTGAGCGTTTCAAGAACTTGAGGAAGAAAATAAGACATATGCTTAAGGAGAGCAATAAGGAGAAGCGTCGAATTGTCATGGATGCTGTCCTTCAAAAGGTTCTAAATGATCGTAGCTCATTCAAGGACGTTAAACAAGGAACCAATTTACCTGAGAAGCCATCTGCAGATGGAAATGACACCAGTCACTACTCTTCTCCATTTAGCAAGAGCCAAATGAAATGCTATTCAAGAACGTCGTCGCTCAATGAATCTTTAGACAGATATAATAGATTACTTGAATCCTGCTTCAGTAGGGAAGAAAAACAACACAGCTCTGAAATGTCAAGTTTCAGAGCATCAAGATCACCCTCACCGGCTAGAAGTAGACCCATTGTCCTGGACAGGATTCTGTCTTTGCCTGATCTTAGAAATTATCCTTCTTTCCGAATTGAGGACACTCCCGAAGTCAGTTATTCAGAAACACTAGATACAGCTGCATCGACTGAATCGAGCAACAGCTTAAAACTGAAGTCCCTGGATTTTATTCCTTTAGGTTCAGAAAAGCAAACTAAACAAGATTCAAGTTCAGACTCCAAGATTCCTGAAGATTTTGTTGATGTCAATGAGATTTCCGATGACTTATATGGCTTAAACACAGAGGAAAACTTTTTTCCGGTTGAATGCAATATGGAGGCCACTTCATCTCCTAATTCCAAACTAGATAATTCAATTCCTACTCCTTTGCCTGGTATGAAATTTCAGGAAGCAGATACTGTCTCAGAAGAGCTCTCCACATTTGAAG GTATATCAGAAAATGCATTAGACACCGATGAAGAAGGACTATTGGCCAATGAACAGAAGAAAAGTCTTTTCCAAGTTCAAGTGGATGAAAGAAATAAAGCTGAATTCAATTATGTAAAAGATGTGTTGGAATTATCTGGCTTTAGTGGAAATATATTTATGATGAACCCTTCTTCAGTGTTAGAGGAAATGGAAGGATGTTTGCTTGATCAACCCGAGAGTTCAGGATATGCTGAATATGGAAACTGTGATCAACTTCTTCTGTTTGATTTAATCAATGAGGTCTTATTACAACTTTATGAGAGATCATCTTTATACTGGCCAAGGTCTTTAACGACTCGTTCTTATATCCATCCAACACCTGTGGCCTACCATCTGCTTGAGGAAGTGTGGACGGATATAAGCTGGTGTCTCAGCTTCAAGCTGGAGAATGATCTATCACTTGATGATGCTATGAGCCACGATCTTGCAAAACGCGACAATTGGATGAACCTGCAGTTTGATGCCGAGTGTGTTGGATTGGAGCTCGAGGATCTCATATTCGATGATCTTTTAGATGAGCTAATATTCATTGATGTTTATTAA